Proteins encoded together in one Impatiens glandulifera chromosome 1, dImpGla2.1, whole genome shotgun sequence window:
- the LOC124910476 gene encoding BRI1 kinase inhibitor 1-like yields MENINHIKDNPVDPHQDHHQLSKLQVIHPSPKLAPPSPPSNTSSPSHEFSFTISLHPNSAAAAAAPDKSKQPTHDFSPADEIFFQGHLLPLHLLSHLPPISPRASTNSLDNLPLPVNQTAAAAADDIKERTKSKSFSYGQPRRKVMESKERTTKSKSFSFLGIPRWRTEKKQSNNNQKNQNQNQNQNQKTGLKFDIGNVVKRYIRMMRPLILSLRGKKEKPHILRQPHSFSGNLVSCGGSRKGRMTGRRDFSSAPASMRTSPGNSGLLVPVPPTSTSDSTMEELQAAIQAAIAHCKNSISMEEKIKAK; encoded by the coding sequence ATGGAAAACATCAACCATATCAAAGATAATCCAGTAGATCCTCATCAAGATCATCATCAATTATCAAAATTACAAGTCATTCATCCATCACCCAAATTAGCACCACCATCTCCACCCTCAAACACCTCTTCCCCATCCCACGAATTCTCCTTCACCATATCTCTCCACCCCaattccgccgccgccgccgccgccccTGACAAATCCAAGCAACCCACTCATGATTTCTCTCCGGCAGATGAGATCTTCTTCCAAGGTCATCTCCTTCCTCTCCACCTCCTCTCCCATCTCCCCCCAATCTCTCCACGGGCATCAACAAATTCTCTCGACAACCTTCCCCTTCCCGTTAATCAgaccgccgccgccgccgccgatGACATTAAAGAAAGGACGAAATCAAAATCGTTCTCTTACGGCCAACCTCGCCGGAAAGTGATGGAATCCAAGGAAAGAACTACAAAGTCGAAATCTTTCTCATTTCTTGGAATACCCAGATGGAGAACAGAGAAGAAACAGAGCAATAATAATCAGAAGAATCAGAATCAGAATCAGAATCAGAATCAGAAAACAGGACTGAAATTTGATATTGGGAATGTAGTGAAAAGATACATAAGAATGATGAGACCTCTTATTCTATCCTTGAGAGGGAAGAAAGAGAAACCACATATTCTACGGCAGCCCCATTCATTTTCCGGCAACTTAGTCAGCTGCGGCGGTTCTAGGAAAGGAAGAATGACCGGAAGGAGGGATTTCTCGTCGGCGCCGGCATCAATGAGAACCTCGCCGGGAAATAGTGGGCTTTTGGTACCGGTGCCTCCAACCTCGACTAGTGATAGCACCATGGAAGAATTGCAGGCAGCGATTCAGGCGGCGATTGCTCATTGCAAGAATTCAATTTCAATGGAAGAAAAGATTAAAGCCAAGTGA